Proteins encoded by one window of Microplitis demolitor isolate Queensland-Clemson2020A chromosome 6, iyMicDemo2.1a, whole genome shotgun sequence:
- the LOC103577344 gene encoding tigger transposable element-derived protein 2 encodes MSKNSTTVTDSDKKIRRVKSVPLNVKLRALKEVKCGRPVSIIAKNLNVTNKTVKNWLKNSDKLLKWEDEHCGKLLEQQKRMRKADNDLVDKATWIWYKQKRACSPGVNIPGPLVQTQAKYFNDLINKSKNEDKVFEASKGWLDKWRKRNNIGHFNGKKLSCDSDFSKLYKQEFDNYLQAQHLTLDQIFYCDKTIINYKVMPKKIIDENNKEPDSNNSSSNNNNDNLKKERVTIMTCCNATGTFKLPLLVIGKYPKPRAIKNLSSLPVNYTSDPSTNLTYDIFKEWFEADFIPRVSNFLTEGTLPYKRATLFMDNCLINQPLVVNNDDNFFDSTNIRYFPTNFTLFRSNDDNYLFDLKKTYRLNFMSHFIERVDKCGENLNQILKDISLRDVIKWTDEAWRKTSEITIRKSWDSLAPVNNADDKNTNNGFEFIGVSSHIKEETQDELVASKLCEFHEAIHKVDVWNDVELSDVNMWFYSNVLSEDCLSDKEIIELVMSGNHGGGKKKCSNTAPVTQEVSILAAKKAINTLIKYCQQNDDCKEALSNFYRFKDSLKTGEEAVEVTTQ; translated from the exons atgtcaaaaaacagCACCACTGTCACTGAtagcgataaaaaaatacgcaGAGTCAAATCAGTGCCATTGAACGTAAAACTCCGCGCATTAAAAGAAGTAAAATGTGGCAGACCTGTGAGTATaatagcaaaaaatttaaacgtaacAAACAAGACAGTCAAAAATTGGTTGAAAAACTCCGACAAATTACTAAAGTGGGAAGATGAACACTGCGGTAAACTACTGGAGCAACAAAAGCGCATGAGAAAAGCTGATAACGATCTTGTTGATAAAGCCACATGGATTTGGTACAAACAAAAACGTGCTTGTTCCCCGGGAGTTAATATTCCAGGGCCTCTAGTTCAAACCCAAGCAAAATATTTCAATGACTTGATAAACAAGTCGAAAAATGAGGATAAAGTATTCGAGGCAAGTAAAGGCTGGCTCGACAAATGGCGTAAACGTAACAACATCGGTCATTtcaatggtaaaaaattatcttgtgattcagatttttcaaaattgtacAAACAagaatttgataattacttaCAAGCTCAACACCTGACACtagatcaaatattttattgcgataagactattattaattacaaagttatgccaaaaaaaattattgatgagAATAACAAAGAACctgatagtaataatagtagttctaacaataataatgataatttgaaaaaagagcGCGTAACAATAATGACATGTTGTAATGCAACTggtacatttaaattaccgCTACTTGTAATCGGTAAATATCCGAAACCACGtgcgattaaaaatttatcatcgcTGCCCGTTAATTACACGAGTGATCCATCAACGAATTTGACTTATGACATATTCAAAGAATGGTTCGAAGCTGATTTCATACCGAgggtttcaaattttttgacggAAGGAACTCTTCCATATAAAAGAGCGACACTTTTTATGGACAACTGCTTGATAAATCAGCCGCTTGTtgttaataatgatgataatttttttgatagtacAAATATAAGATATTTTCCGACAAACTTTACATTATTTAGATCAAATGATGAcaattatttgtttgatttaaagaaaacttatAGGCTCAATTTTATGAGCCACTTTATTGAAAGGGTTGATAAGTGTGGGGAGAATTTGAACCAGATTTTGAAAGACATTTCGTTGAGAGACGTCATCAAGTGGACTGATGAGGCCTGGAGAAAAACAAGCGAGATCACTATTAGGAAATCGTGGGACTCG ttggCGCCAGTAAATAACGCGgatgataaaaatactaataatggatttgaatttattggaGTTTCTTCACATATAAAAGAAGAGACTCAAGACGAATTAGTGGCGAGTAAATTATGTGAATTTCATGAAGCGATTCATAAAGTTGATGTGTGGAATGACGTTGAGCTGAGTGATGTAAACATGTGGTTTTATAGCAACGTTTTATCTGAAGACTGTTTGAGTGATAAGGAGATAATTGAACTAGTGATGAGCGGAAATCACGggggtggaaaaaaaaagtgtagtaATACGGCTCCTGTAACGCAGGAAGTTTCTATTTTGGCGGCAAAGAAAGCGATTAATACTTTGATCAAGtattgtcagcaaaatgatGATTGTAAAGAGGctctttctaatttttatagatttaaagACAGTTTGAAAACTGGTGAAGAAGCAGTCGAAGTTACGACTCAATAA
- the LOC103577350 gene encoding uncharacterized protein LOC103577350 gives MNALEIFPVEIWEIIFNKLDSRELLKLRCVCGDFNKIIERIMVKEKLWEKLLNENAIPWTNQIIAKRFPTVKQRQWQSLYQNIWKQLLFSYKKWRLFGNSNREMIIKTCNVSEKLMKNEKITCFDVSVNVLAIGTNKGSIYFYNVKEISSEPFYATNHREHVTQIKLWYLGFEKLIAVLTSIFGRLKFLNVHGKNEIITSQQYYGKNICVGLNRRLFIENSFSIKEYLSDSIQITSKAAVELDDIDQNDPEFEFLSMYSEKDKLQVLIKDGSTAIILFYKISQNGPVSTVIADDFYPLRGRPFQLGFDDEDFYCDCTFHISNMTVTIIAHVGFLSVRVENSNVPSIWKTHEIPLAENVTVTSTVMFANLLFIGLSTGNINVYAVGKIADLLDNNLIFKNLRIIELDIFPIIALNLTEVKKVPYIIASTESKLYSVNIINI, from the exons atgaacgctttggaaatttttccagTTGAAATttgggaaataatttttaataaattagacaGCAGAGAACTTCTTAAGCTACGTTGTGTTTGTGGAGATTTCAACAAAATCATTGAAAGGATAAtggtaaaagaaaaattgtgggaaaaattattaaatgaaaatgcGATTCCGTGGACAAATCAAATTATAGCTAAAAGATTTCCGACAGTTAAACAAAGACAGTGGCAATCATTGTATCAGAATATTTGGaaacaattgttattttcttacaaaaaatggCGGCTTTTTGGAAATAGTAACCGtgaaatgattataaaaaccTGTAATGTCAGTGAAAAActtatgaaaaatgaaaaaataacgtGTTTCGATGTTTCGG TGAATGTGTTGGCAATTGGAACAAACAAAGGATCAATCTATTTTTACAATGTCAAAGAAATAAGTTCTGAGCCTTTCTACGCAACGAATCATCGAGAACATGTTACTCAGATTAAACTATGGTACTtag gTTTCGAGAAATTAATTGCCGTTTTAACGTCTATTTTTGGCAgactcaaatttttgaatgtccatggaaaaaatgaaattataacttCTCAACAGTattacggaaaaaatatatg tgtGGGATTAAACCGGCgactatttattgaaaattcgttttcCATCAAGGAGTATTTATCGgattcaattcaaattacatCGAAAGCTGCAGTTGAACTCGATGATATCGATCAAAATGATCCTGAATTTGAGTTTCTTTCTATGTATAGCGAAAAAGATAAA ttgcaaGTGTTAATAAAAGATGGCTCAACAGCAATAAttctgttttataaaatttcacaaaatggTCCAGTTTCTACTGTAATCGCTGACGACTTTTATCCATTAAGAGGACGTCCATTTCAACTTGGCTTTGATGATGAAGACTTTTATTGCGATTGTACATTTCACATATCAAATATGACCGTCACCATCATAGCTCATG TTGGATTTCTATCCGTTAgagtagaaaattcaaatgtacCTTCAATTTGGAAAACACATGAAATACCATTGGCCGAAAATGTAACAGTTACATCGACTGTCATGTTTGCAAATCTTTTATTCATTGGCCTGAGTACAG gAAACATCAACGTGTATGCTGTTGGAAAGATTGCAGATTTattggataataatttaatttttaaaaatttaagaattataGAATTAGATATTTTTCCCATTATCGCATTGAATTTAactgaagtaaaaaaagtcCCTTATATTATAGCATCGACTGAATCAAAACTATACtctgttaatattattaatatataa